One region of Nycticebus coucang isolate mNycCou1 chromosome 10, mNycCou1.pri, whole genome shotgun sequence genomic DNA includes:
- the ADIPOR1 gene encoding adiponectin receptor protein 1 has product MSSHKGSVVAQGNGAPASNRETDTVELAELGPLLKEKGKRVIANPTKAEEEQTCPVPQEEEEEVRVLTLPLQAHHAMEKMEEFVYKVWEGRWRVIPYDVLPDWLKDNDYLLHGHRPPMPSFRACFKSIFRIHTETGNIWTHLLGFVLFLFLGILTMLRPNMYFMAPLQEKVVFGMFFLGAVLCLSFSWLFHTVYCHSEKVSRTFSKLDYSGIALLIMGSFVPWLYYSFYCSPQPRLIYLSIVCVLGISAIIVAQWDRFATPKHRQTRAGVFLGLGLSGVVPTMHFTIAEGFVKATTVGQMGWFFLMAVMYITGAGLYAARIPERFFPGKFDIWFQSHQIFHVLVVAAAFVHFYGVSNLQEFRYGLEGGCTDDSLL; this is encoded by the exons atgTCATCCCACAAAGGATCTGTGGTGGCACAGGGCAATGGGGCTCCTGCCAGTAACAGGGAAACTGACACagtggaactggctgaactgggACCCCTGCTAAAAGAGAAAGGCAAACGAGTGATCGCCAACCCAACCAAA gCTGAAGAAGAGCAAACATGCCCAGTGccccaggaagaggaggaagaggtgcGGGTACTGACACTTCCCCTGCAAGCCCACCACGCCATGGAGAAGATGGAGGAGTTTGTATATAAG GTCTGGGAGGGACGCTGGAGAGTCATCCCATATGATGTGCTCCCTGACTGGCTGAAGGACAATGACTATCTGCTACATGGCCATAGACCACCCATGCCCTCCTTTCGGGCTTGTTTCAAGAGCATCTTCCGCATCCACACAGAAACTGGCAACATCTGGACCCATCTGCTTG GTTTTGTGCTGTTTCTCTTTTTGGGAATCTTGACCATGCTTAGACCAAATATGTACTTCATGGCCCCTCTACAGGAGAAGGTGGTTTTTGGGATGTTCTTTTTGGGTGCAGtgctctgcctcagcttctcctgGCTCTTCCACACTGTCTATTGTCATTCAGAGAAAGTCTCTCGGACTTTTTCCAA aCTGGACTATTCAGGGATCGCTCTACTGATTATGGGGAGCTTTGTCCCCTGGCTCTATTACTCTTTCTACTGCTCCCCACAGCCACGGCTCATCTACCTCTCTATTGTCTGTGTCCTGGGCATTTCTGCCATCATTGTGGCACAGTGGGACCGGTTCGCCACTCCCAAGCACCGGCAGACAAGAGCAG GAGTGTTCCTGGGACTTGGCTTGAGTGGTGTTGTGCCCACCATGCACTTTACTATCGCTGAGGGCTTTGTCAAGGCCACCACAGTGGGCCAGATgggctggttcttcctcatggcTGTGATGTACATCACTGGAGCTGGCCTTTATGCTGCTCGAATTCCTGAGCGCTTCTTTCCTGGAAAATTTGACATATGG TTCCAGTCTCATCAGATTTTCCACGTCCTGGTGGTGGCAGCAGCCTTTGTACACTTCTATGGAGTCTCCAACCTTCAAGAATTCCGTTATGGCCTAGAAGGTGGCTGTACTGATGActcccttctctga